The Thermoanaerobacterium thermosaccharolyticum DSM 571 region ATCTCAGAGTGAAGCAGGAAATTTGCTTAATGAACATGGCTTTGTTGATATTGGTGGGTTCGCACTTGGGAAAGGATTTGTGCTTGACATAGCTGATATTGATATATTTGAGTCAGCGAAAGGGTATGACAAAGACGTGCTAATAGTTCACGGCACAAAAGATGAAGCTGTTCCGTATACTGTGTCTGAGGAGATTTTAAAGACAGTTTACAAAGAAAATGGACGTAGAATATCGATAGATGGATCAGATCATACATTTAGCAGGCTTGACTGGCAAAGGAAGGCTATCGATGAATCTGCTGCTTTTTTGAAAGAAAAGCTTAAATGAAATAGAGGGCCCAATAGTGAGCCCTTTTTAGATTTACTTTTCTGTCACAAGCTTTACTATATTCAATATAACTTCAACAGCTTTTTCCATCGCAAAAATAGGTATGTATTCATATTTGCCGTGAAAATTATGGCCTCCTGTAAATATATTAGGCGTTGGAAGCCCCATGTACGATAACCTTGCTCCATCAGTGCCGCCGCGGATAGGAGACACATCTGGTTTTACGCCTGCTTTCTCTATAGCTTTTAGTGCAATTTCAACTATACTCATGTCTTTTTCAATGATTTCTCTCATATTGTAATATTGGTCTTTTAAATCTATTTCTACTGTGCCTTCGCCGTATTTTTCATTTAATTTGTTTATCAAATTTAACAAGTAATTTTTGCGATTTTCAAAGTTTTCTTTGTCAAAATCCCTTATTATGTAGTACAAGTGTGTTTCTTCTACATTACCATTAAAATTATTTATGTGATAAAATCCCTCATATCCCTCTGTATTTTCCGGTGTTTCTTCCAGCGGCAGCATTGAAGCAAGCTCTACTCCTATTAAAACAGAGTTTTTCATTTTGCCTTTTGCTGTTCCCGGATGTACATTTCGGCCGTGTATTATTATTTTTGCAGATGCTGCATTGAAGTTTTCATATTCCAATTCACCCAATTTTCCACCATCGATTGTATAAGCAAAATCAGCCCCGAATTTTTTTACGTCAAATTTGTCTGCACCGCGTCCGATTTCTTCGTCTGGCGTTATACATACTTTTATAGTCCCGTGTTTTATTTCAGGATGTGATATGAGGTATTCATAGGCGGTTACTATTTCAGCAATTCCAGCCTTATCATCGGCACCAAGCAGTGTTGTACCATCTGTCGTGATCAGTGTTTTTCCTATGTAGTCTTTTAATTCTGGAAAATCACTTGGCGACAAAACGATATTCTTATCCTTGTTTAATATTATGTCTTTGCCATCGTAGTTTTCGATTATCTGCGGATTTACATTTTTTCCAGACATATCAGGGCTTGTGTCCATGTGTGATATAAAGCCTACTACTGGTATTTTCCTATCAATATTAGATGGTACAGTTCCCATTACATATCCATTTTCATCGACGGATACGTCTGTAAGCCCGATAGCTTTTAATTCAGCAGCCAAGTCTTTGGCAAAAACCATTTGCCCATCTGTACTAGGGCATTTTGAAGAGTTTTCATCTGATGTTGTTTCATACTTTACGTATTTTAAAAATCGATGAGCGACGTTTTGCAATATACCCCTTCTTTCTTAAAATTTTCTAAAATTATTTTATCACTTATAAGAAAAATTTAAAAGAAATAAAGCCTGGGTTACCGTTACCAGGCTTTAGTAAAATTCTACTAATAAATGGTCGTCAATTTCTACAGGAATTTCGCTTCTTCTTGGCAATTTAATTAATTTGCCTTCCATTTTATCCACATCGACATTGATATATGGTGGAATATCATTTGTGCCGATGCTTTGTTTTATAAGGGGCATATTTTTACTTTTTTCTTTAACGGAGACGACGTCTCCGACATTTACCTCATAAGATGGGATATTTACTTTTTTGCCATTTACTAAAATATGGCCATGCGAAACGAGCTGACGTGCAGAGTATATTGTAGGAGCAAAGCCCATCCTGTATACAATATTGTCAAGGCGCCTTTCAAGAAGTGAAAGAAGTTTTTCGCTTGTCGGTTCCTTGCTTTTTAGTGCTTTTTCAAAATACCTTCTATACTGTCTTTCCTTAACGTTGTAGATTGATTTGAGCTTTTGTTTTTCAAGAAGTCTTCTACCGTATTCAGAAAGCTTTTTGCCTCTAGCTAGCCCATGCTGTCCAGGAGCGTACGGCCGCTTTAACGAAGGACATTTTGGACTACCGCATAGGGGATGTCCTACAATTCTGCACATTCTATGCTTTGGTACTATTGTTCTTGCCAACTGCTCACCTCCATTTTATAATGATAATCATTATCAATTAATCACATTCAATTATATAGTCTGAAATAAAATTTATCAAGTATTTTTCTTAAGTATATTTTTATCAAAGAACAAAAAAATATACAAAAACCCGGCATTAAGCCGAGTTTTTTAAAATTTTTCCCAGTGCAGTACGTCGCTTAAAGATTTTTTATTTCTTGGAGACGGATTTTGCGTACTGTAGCCTAAAGCAATAATTGAGATCATTCTAAGGTTTGATGGAACATTTAAATATTCATTTATGTCTTTTTCATATGTCCGATCATACCCTGCTACCCAGCATGAAGAGATGCCGTATGCTTTTGCTGCAAGTATGATATTTTCAGTTGCTGCTGCACCATCTTCTAGATGGTGGATGTTTTCTTTTTCACAGTATACAACTACACATGCTGCAGCATCTTTAATAAATTTGCCGTATGTAGCCTTTTCAGAAATATACTTAAGAGTTTCCTTGTCAGTTACAACGACGAAATGCCAAGGTTGAACATTGTTTGCAGATGGAGCAAGTCTTCCGCAGTCAATAATATCTTCCAGTATGTTTTTTGGAATTGGTTTATCTTCAAAAGATCTTACAGCTCTTCTTTGCTTTAATACTTCTAATGCATCCATATAAAACACCTCCATTTAATATTATAACCACTAAAAAAACAATTTCAAAATTTGGTTAAATATTTATTGACGGTAAAATATGAATATGTAAAAATATTGTTATAATGAGAGGGGGAGATATGGAATGGGTAGTATTGAAGGTAGGATAGGTGGCGTCTTTGCGGGATATGACATATATGCACTCGTAGAAGACGGAAAAATTGACGGAAGAATCGGAGGTTCAGTGATTGGAGACGATATAGACATAAAGTATTCTATGACAGATGGCAACATCAATGGAAGATTTGGAGGAGCTATTTTTGGTAAAGATATAACAGGTAGCATTGGAAATGATTTTGTTAATGCGAGAATTGGCGGCAGCATCGATGGACATGACTTGAACCTTCACTATGATGGAAATACAGTTTACGGCAGGTGTGGAGGCGCTGTTGGTGGATTTGATGTCATTATAAATTTCCAAGGGTCTACCGCAACAGGAAGGCTAGGTGGTACAATTGACGGCTTTGACGTTGAGTGCCAATGTGTAGATGTAGAGCCAATAGTGTCAGCCGTGGTAATTGCATCAGCATATTATCTTTACAAGAAAAAACAGAATCACAGTTCTTCAGGTGGAGGCACTAATTAATTGAATTTAACTAAACTTATAGGAGATGATATTATGTCGAGATTAAAATATATTATGGAACTTAAAGATTATTACGGCATTGACTTAAAAAGAATAAACCATGCATTAAAAGTGCTTAGCTTTGCTGACAGAATAGTGGATGGCGAAAATATTACTGATGAAAAAATCAAGAAGATCGTGTATATTACCGCAATTTTGCATGATATCGGCATCAAAAAAGCTGAAGAAAAATATGGTAGCTCATCCGGAAGATATCAGGAAATAGAGGGACCGGCCATTGCAAGAGAGATTATGCGGAAAAACAATGAGGACGAGGGTATAATAGAAAGAGTATGTTATATTATAGGTGGTCATCATACGGCATCTAAAAATGATGGACTTGATTTTCAGATAATATGGGAATCTGATCTTCTGGTAAATATAGAAGAGGATGAATTGTATAAAGATAGAGAAAAGGTCAGCAATATTGTAGAAAAGAATTTTAAGACAAAGACAGGCAAAAACATTGCAGGTGACTTGTTTCTAAGTTAAAGCTTGATAATATAATTTATATAGTATAAAATATGAGATGTAAAATAAGATTGGAGGTTTACATATGACAAATGTATTAAACTTTGACTATTCCAATGCGTTGAATTTTGTAAATGAGCATGAAATATCATATCTAGAGAAACAGGCGCAATTATCACTTGATATGGTGCTAAATAAGACTGCGCAGGGAAGCGATTTCCTTGGTTGGGTTGATTTGCCGAGGGATTACGACAAGGAAGAATTTGCTCGAATCAAAAAAGCTGCAGAGAAAATAAGATCTGATTCAGATGCACTTGTCGTAATCGGAATTGGTGGTTCGTACTTAGGCGCAAGGGCAGCTATTGAGATGCTTACACATTCATTTTACAATATTTTGCCACAATCAGTTAGAAAGGCGCCAGAAATATATTTTGCAGGAAACAGCATAAGCTCTACATACCTTCAAGATTTATTAGAAGTTCTGGATGGCAAAGATGTATCTATAAACGTCATATCAAAGTCTGGTACTACTACAGAACCTGCTATTGCATTTCGAGTCTTCAGGGATTTTCTAGAAAAGAAATATGGAAAAGAAGAAGCTAAATCTAGGATATATGTCACAACAGATAGAAAAAAGGGTGCTCTTAAAAAACTGGCGGATGAAGAAGGCTATGAGACATTTGTGATTCCTGATGATGTAGGTGGCAGATATTCCGTTCTGACGGCAGTAGGACTCCTTCCTATAGCAGCTTCAGGCATTGACATTGATGAAATGATGAAAGGTGCATATGACGCATCATTAATTTTCAAAAAACCTGATATAAAAGACAATTTAAGCATGCAGTATGCTGTACTTAGAAATGCGCTTTATAGGAAGGGCAAATCTGTTGAAATTTTAGTAAACTATGAGCCGAGGCTTCACTATTTTTCCGAATGGTGGAAACAGCTTTTTGGAGAAAGTGAAGGCAAGGACCACAAAGGAATATATCCTGCATCAGTAGATTTTTCGACGGATCTTCATTCCATGGGGCAATTTATACAAGATGGAAGCAGGATAATGTTTGAGACGGTTATAAATGTAGAAAAACCGCTAAAAGAAATAACGATAGACGAAGACAAGGACAATGTAGATGGACTTAATTTCCTGGCTGGAAATACGATAGATTTTGTCAATAAGAAAGCTTTTCAAGGCACGGTACTTGCTCACAATGATGGCGGCGTGCCAAATCTAATAGTGAATGTTCCAGAGATATCTGCATACAACTTTGGATATCTGGTTTACTTCTTTGAGATGGCTTGCGGCATAAGCGGATACTTAAATGGAGTAAATCCGTTTGACCAACCTGGAGTAGAAGCATATAAGAAAAATATGTTTGCGCTTTTAGGCAAACCTGGTTATGAGAAAGAAAAAGAAGAATTGGAAAAAAGGCTTAAAAGGTGACAAAAAGGATATGTCTATAAGGCATATCCTTTAAATTTATGTTTTTCTGAAAAAAATTTCTAGTATAATATTAAGTAGTTATTGTTAAGATTTTAGGATGGTGATCAAATGGAAGTTGGCATATCGACTGCTTGCTTTTACCCGGATTATCTTACAGAAGAAACTATTCCGATCATTGGAAATATGGGTATTAAAAAAGTTGAAGTTTTTTTAGAATCTTACAGTGAGTATGATGAAGATTTTTGCAAAGAGATGAAAGATAACCTTGATAAATATGAAATCGAGGTTAATTCTATACATGCCATAGGGACACAGTTTGAACCGCAGCTTTTCTCAGCAACATCGAGGCAAAGGAAGGATGCATCAAAGATGCTTCTAAAAGTGTTAAAAGCTGCCAAGATACTCGGCTCAAAGATCTATGTTTTTCATGGGCCGGCACTTAAAAAAGATACACTTCCTAATATAGATTTTGAGAAAATCGCAAAATATACAGATTATATAGCTGATACTTCCGGAGAATATGGAGTTAAATTTTCTTGGGAAAATGTTTATTGGTGCTGGTTTTCGTATCCTGAATTTGCAACATCCATAAAACAAGTCACAAACAGCAAAAATATATATTTTACCTTAGACATAAAACAGGCAATGAAAAGCAAAAAGGATCCCTTTGACTATCTTAAAACCATGGAAAAGCAGCTTACAAATGTCCATTTGTGTGATTACGATTTAAGTGGTGAATTGCATCTGCCTGGTAAAGGAAATTTTGATTTTAGGAGACTGTATAAAGAGTTAAAGAATATCGATTACAGAGGATCGCTTATAATGGAGGTGTACAGAAACAATTATAAAGATCGGAAAGAAGTGGTTGAAAGCATTGAGTATCTCAAAAGTATCTTTGAAAAATATAAATAATACCAGAGGCAAAAATCTTAATGAAGCAATTTAATTATTTTAAAAAGAGGTGTAAACATTGAAAACAAGGGAATATACATTTTTCGGTGGAATACATCCGAGATCTTATAAAGAATTATCTAATAAATATCCAATCGAAGAACATTTACCAAAATCACAAGTTATCATACCTTTGCAACAGCATATAGGTGCTCCATGCACACCATTGGTTAAAGTAAATGACTACGTTAAAGTCGGGCAAAAAATCGGTGAAGCGAATGGATTTGTTTCTGCTCCAGTACATTCTAGTGTATCGGGAAAGGTAGTTGCCATAGAAGATAGACCATCATCAAGCGGTAAGCTGGTAAAATCTATTGTTATTGAGTCAGATGGCGAATTTAATTATGATGACAATATTAAGCCAAATGAAGATATAGATAATTTAAAACCAGAAGAAATAAGGCAAATTGTCAGGGACGCTGGCATAGTAGGTATGGGTGGCGCTATGTTTCCAACTGCTGTTAAACTTAATCCACCTCCAGACAAAAAAATAGACATCGTCATTTTAAATGGTGCTGAATGTGAACCCTATTTGACGGCTGATCACCGTCTTATGCTGGAGAAACCTGTTGATATTGTACATGGGCTTTTAGCAATAATGAAAGCATTAGGGGCATCAAAAGGATATGTTGGGATAGAAGATAACAAACAAGATGCCATAAAGGAAATAAGAAAGGCCTGCAAAGAATATGCGGGTGTGGAGGTCGCCGTATTAAAAACAAAATATCCACAAGGTTCTGAAAAACATATTATAAAAGCGATAACTGGTAGAGAAATTCCTTCGGGTAAATTGCCTGCCGATATTGGCGTTGTTGTTGACAATGTAGGAACAGCTTTTGCTATTGCAGAGGCTATAAAATTTGGGAAACCACTTATAGAACGTGTTGTCACTGTAACTGGCGAAGGAATCATGACACCAAAAAATCTTCGTGTCAAGATTGGTACACCATTTAGGGAGCTAATAGAATGTTGTGGTGGATTCAAAGGCATTCCAGGAAAAGTGATATCTGGCGGACCAATGATGGGGATTGCACAGTATTCTATTGATGTGCCAGTTATTAAAGGTACGTCAGGAATTTTAGTATTACCGGAAGACAGGATAGCTTTAAAAGATCCCAAACCGTGTATTAAATGCGCAAGGTGTGTAGATGCATGTCCTATGAACTTATTACCACTTTTTATAAGCGCGTACTCCTTGAAAAATGATTTCAATAAATGTGAGGAATATCATGCACTTGATTGCATAGAATGTGGAAGCTGTTCTTATGTTTGCCCATCTAAAAGACCGCTTGTTGAATCAATCAGATTGGCAAAGCGTGAAATCTTAAGAAAACGAAAAAAGTAAGTTTTGGAGGTTGGTAATAATATATTAACTTGCAGGAGGTCATAAAAGACAATGGAAAATAAATTATATGTCACGTCATCACCTCATTTCAGGTCAGAAGATAGTATTGAAAGGATAATGCTTGATGTTGTAATAGCTTTAATGCCAGCACTTATAGCAGGCATCATAATTTTTGGTATCCGTGCGTTATTTATAACGGTATTATGTATTGTTTTTTCGATTGCGACAGAAGCGGTAATACAAATTTTGACACATAAAGATGTAACGATAAACGATTTTAGTGCGGTTGTCACGGGAATACTACTGGCATTTAATCTTCCTGTATCAATACCATGGTGGATAGCGGCTATTGGGTCTATATTTGCAATAGCAATAGTTAAGCAAGTATTTGGCGGATTGGGATATAATTTCATGAATCCAGCATTAGCAGCAAGAGCTTTTTTACTTGCATCATGGCCAGTACCTATGAGCCGCTTTACTGTGGATGGGATAGCCAGTGCTACACCCCTTGCCATAATCAAAGGTACTGAATCATCATGTGAGCTACCTTCACTTTTTAATATGTTTATAGGTCTAAGAGGTGGTACAATTGGAGAAGTATCAATTTTAGCTTTGTTGATTGGTGCGGCATATCTCCTTAAAAGAAAGGTAATAACTCTGAGAATACCTTTAAGTTATATTTTAACAGTTGCAATATTAACATGGGTGCTTGGCAAGAATGGTCTATTTACTGGTGATCCATTATACCATATCATGTCAGGAGGACTTATTCTCGGTGCATTCTTTATGGCAACAGATTATACTACATCACCTGTTACTCCTAAAGGCCAGATAATCTTTGGAATTGGATGTGGCGTTTTTACTTCAATTATAAGGCTTTATGGCGGATATCCTGAAGGTGTATCTTATTCTATACTTCTAATGAATATAGCTACACCTCTCATAGATAGATACACAACACCGAAAGTATTCGGGGAGGTAAAAACTAATGAGTAGTAAAAATGATATCTTAAAGACGGGTATTACTCTTTTAATTATTACAGGTATAGCTGCAATAGTGTTAGGCTTTTTTAATTTCATTACTGAAAAACCTATCGCAAAACAGCTTGAAAATACAAATATGGAAGCAATGAAAGCTGTACTTCCAGCGGAGCAATATACAAAACTTGATTTAAGTAAGTACAAATTTAATTTTGATACATCTGGTGATCCGAAACTGACGCCAGATTCAAGACTTATAGAAGAAATAAATGAGGCAAAATCAAATGGCAATGTCGTTGGATATGTAATAAAAGTTGCACCAAAAGGATTTAGTGGCCCTGTTGATGAAATGATAGGAATAAATAAAGATGGCAAAATAACAGGCATAACAATAGTAAATCAATCGGAGACACCTGGACTTGGTGCAAAATCGGAAGATCCAAACTGGAATAAACAGTATAAAGGTAAAAATGCAGATAAAGATTTGGTAGTTGTAAAGACTGTTCCAAGCCAGGACAATCAGATTCAAGCAATAACCGGTGCTACAATAACATCTAGAGCAGTAACAAAAGGTGTAAATACGGCCATAGAAGCATACAGGGTTATTGCTGGATCAAATAAGTGAGGTGTTTTTTATGAGTATATTTAACACATTTAAAAACGGTATATGGAAAGAAAATCCTACATTTATCCAAGTCATTGGCATGTGTCCTACGCTTGCAGTGACAACTGCAGCTTTAAATGGTATAGCTATGGGAATAGCAGCTACATTTGTTCTATTTTTTTCAAATATATTAATATCCTCATTGAGAAAATTTACACCTGATAAGATTAGAATACCTATTTTTATCGTAGTAATAGCCACTTTTACAACCATAATAGGAATGCTTATTAAGGCATTTTCTCCAGCTCTTGACAAAGCCCTTGGAATATATATACCCCTTATCGTTGTAAACTGCATAATAATGGCAAGAGCTGAAGCATTTGCTTATAAAAATACTGTTTTGCAGTCTGCTGCAGATGGACTTGGTATGGGTTTAGGATTTACATTAGCGTTGTTTATATTGGGGTCCATAAGAGAGATAATAGGGAATGGTTCGATATTTGGAATATCACTGTTTGGACCAAATTATCAACCTGCTTTGATATTCATCATGCCTCCAGGAGCATTTATAACATTAGGTCTTCTTCTTGGATTCTTTAGATTAATGGAAGGCGTTCAAAAAAAGAGAAGAGAGAAGGCAATAAAAAAGAAGGCATTGTTGGGAGGTGCATCACATGCTGACAGAGCTTATACTTATACTGATTAGTTCTATACTTGTAAATAACTTCGTATTAGTAAGATTTTTAGGTGAATGTCCTTTTCTCGGTGTTTCAAAGAATGTTGAGACAGCACTTGGAATGGGTATAGCTGTTACATTTGTCATGACAATAGCATCTGCTTTTGCATACATAGTGTATAATATGATACTTGTGCCACTAGGCTTATCTTACCTTGAGACAATAGCGTTTATACTTGTAATAGCTTCACTGGTACAATTTGTAGAAATGGTAATAAAAAAATCAAGTCCAGCTTTGCATCAAGCGTTAGGCATATATTTACCGCTTATAACGACAAACTGTGCAGTTTTAGGTGTTGCACTTTTAAATGTTCAACAAAACTATAACTTCATTGAGTCAGTGGTGAATGGATTTGGTTCAGCTGTAGGATTTACGCTTGCGATTGTTTTATATGCTGGAATAAGGGAAAGACTAGAGCTTGCGCCAATTTCAAAAGTGTTGGAGGGATTTCCGATAGCGCTTATTGGTGCTGGCTTAATGTCAATAGCTTTTCTCGGTTTTCAAGGATTAATATAAAGGAGTGCTTTGAATGAGTGGAATATTGCCATATTTGATATTGCCATTAGCAAGCCTTGGAGGAATGGGTTTAGTATTTGGAATAGTTTTAGCATACGCATCTAAAAAATTTGAAGTTAAGGTTGATCAAAAAGAAGTTGAAGTAAGAAATGCCCTTCCTGGTGCTAATTGTGGTGCATGTGGATATCCAGGTTGTGACGGATTCGCACATGCAGTATCAACAGGTAATGCACCAATAGACGGATGTAAAGTGGGAGGAGCATCTGCTGCTAAAAAAGTTGGGGCTATTCTTGGTGTCAAAACAGATGTTAGTAATAAAAAGATGGTAGCATTTGTTAAGTGCAATGGTACTAGAAAAAATGCATTAGAAAAATATAAATATTTTGGTATCGATGACTGCAGGTCAGCAGTGCAGTACCAAGATGGATCAAAAGGGTGCCGTTTTGGATGTCTTGGCCTTGGAACATGTGAAAAATTGTGCCCATTTGACGCTATACATGTAATAGGCGATGGAGTCGCTGTTGTTGATGAGGATAAATGCACTGGGTGTGGGATTTGTGTAGATGCTTGTCCTAAAAATATAATAGAGTTAGTTGATGCAAACACTAAGACAAGGGTTATATGCTCTAATACTGATAAAGGCAAAAATGTAAGGCCAGTGTGTACAGTTGGATGTATAGGATGCAAAGCGTGTGAAAGAGCATGTAATTATGATGCCGTGCATGTCATAGATAATTTAGCTAAGATAGATTATGAAAAATGCGTATCATGCATGGCGTGTGTTGAAAAATGTCCTACAGATTCCATATATCCTTTTAAGACAAGCTTGATTGTAAACAAAATAAATGTTTAAATATTTTGTAAAGCTGGTTAAAAAAATGAGTGAGGCGTTAATTAATGACTGAAAAAGGATGCGTTGCCAATATAAAAGATGGAAAAGCAAAAGTTGAGCTACTAAGAAATGACATGTGCGGGAAATGCCATGCATGTGATATGGGAAGCAATAACAGAATGATGGTTGAAGTTGATGCAATTGATGAATTAAAAGTTGGTGATAATGTTTTATTAGAAATTAGAGAAACTTCAATGTTAAAGGCTACTATGATAATGTATGGCATACCGCTTTTATTTTTCTTTGTAGGTGTGTTTGCTGGTTATGCTGTAGCACATATATTTGGAATAGATAATTTTTCCCAGATGATAGAAGCTATATCGGGACTGTTATTTACGGCTATATCATTTATAGGCATTAAATACTATAGTAAAAAGGTAATAAATAAAGAATACAAACCTGTCATTAAAAAAATATAAATACAATATTAAGATAATACATATGATTCCACTGCAAAACTAATTTTTAACTAGTTTTATGCGATTCCAAAATTTGCCTAAATTTAAAAATGTTTTATCTAATAATAGATAAAGAAGACTTTTGCAGTGGAATCTCATAATATATTTAATAATTAAAACCTTTATTTGTGCAACTTAACATTTTTATGATTTGCCAGGTACCATTTGTTTGATTCCATTTGAATCCAGCGCAATGCCATAGCCATACGCTAAAGTTGAAAAATTTAATTCAGCCTGTTGTAATGGTATTCCTTTAATTGTGACATTTTTTAATTCGCCTGTTCCTACACCTCTTTTGGCGCATTGAAATAAATAGTTTACCCCCTGCGGCATGAATCCAAACATTCTGGCACCTACCGTGTCAGTTGCTACAGGATCGGTTCCTGCTATTATCATGTTTGCATTGATAGGCTTTCCTTCAGATGGGCCTGTGCCTATCATTGCTTCTTGTGCGCTTAATATTGTAAGGTCTATAGAAATTTTTTCTGCCATTGCTCTTATGAAATTGTGGAGGTCATCATGTATTCCTAGATTTTTTTTCGGAAATCCATGTATTTCTGCAGGAGGCCAGCTTAAAGCTATGTTTTTTATTCCAAGGGACACAGTCGCTTCCTCGTGTATCTTCATTTGAGTGAATGAAATCAAAACATCCATCTTTTCATAAAGGTCATTTACTTTTGTAGATTTAACGAGGCAATCGTCAAGCAACAGTTCTACATAAGGTCCATAATTTAAATCCACAAACTCGACGCCCTCTTCTGATATGACTTTATCAATGCCATTATCTGACATGACTTTTGGCGTAGGATCACCGCCAGAACCGGCGGCAATTACTATTCTTCCGGGATTTTTCGATTTTATATACCTGATTAATGCCCTTAATGTATTTGGACCGACTATTGTACCGCTTTGTGGCGGTTTGCTTTTGACAAAATTAGGTGTAATCACAACTGTATTGCCTGCATCTATTAAATTTTGAAGTGGAAGTAAATTTAATGCGTTGTTTAGGTTTTCTATTTCATCAGGTCCTGATGTGATGGAAACTACAGGTTCGACTATTTTTCTGTATCTCATAAAATCACCTCATATATATCTTTTCACATTTTTAAAAAAATAAAAGATTAATTGCAGCATAAAACACCAAGGAATTTTAATGATTCAACAAATATTTCATTGACATTTAAGCATCTGGATTGTATTATATAATTTAACAAATTAATATAATAAACTCTTATCAAGAGTAGCGGAGGGACTGGCCCTATGAAGCTCGGCAACCGGATATCACGGTGCCAATTCCAGCAGCGTATCGCTGAAAGATGGGAGCACATTTATCTCTTCTTTTGGCGAAGAGATTTTTTTATTTTTATCAGGAGGGGTTATATTGTTAAATTCAAAAAATTTATGTCAAAAGCTCAATAACCGTGAATTTGTTGTTACTGTTGAGATGTCAACGCCAAAAGGAGCTGATATTTCAAATTCTATTGAAGAAGCAAGAAAATTGTATGGAATAGTGGATGCTTTAAATATAACTGACTGTCCTATGGCAAACATGAGGATGAGTCCGATTGCGCTTGCACATCTTCTACAAAATCATCTGAATATTGAAACTATATTCCATCTAACTTGCAGGGATAGAAATCTTATAGGTCTTCAGGCAGAGCTTTTAGGGGCGTATGCTCTTGGAGTAAGAAATATTCTTGCATTGACGGGTGATGATCCTAAACGTGGAGATGTACCTCAAGCAACTGGTGTATACGATGTGGATTCTATAGGGTTAATTAAGATTGCAAAATCGTTAAACAACGGTTTTGACTACAGTGGAAACAGGCTGGAGTCATCGACAAGCTTTTGTATAGGTACTACAGCAAATCCAAATGATTTAAGCAAAGAATCAATAGA contains the following coding sequences:
- the pepT gene encoding peptidase T, whose translation is MQNVAHRFLKYVKYETTSDENSSKCPSTDGQMVFAKDLAAELKAIGLTDVSVDENGYVMGTVPSNIDRKIPVVGFISHMDTSPDMSGKNVNPQIIENYDGKDIILNKDKNIVLSPSDFPELKDYIGKTLITTDGTTLLGADDKAGIAEIVTAYEYLISHPEIKHGTIKVCITPDEEIGRGADKFDVKKFGADFAYTIDGGKLGELEYENFNAASAKIIIHGRNVHPGTAKGKMKNSVLIGVELASMLPLEETPENTEGYEGFYHINNFNGNVEETHLYYIIRDFDKENFENRKNYLLNLINKLNEKYGEGTVEIDLKDQYYNMREIIEKDMSIVEIALKAIEKAGVKPDVSPIRGGTDGARLSYMGLPTPNIFTGGHNFHGKYEYIPIFAMEKAVEVILNIVKLVTEK
- the rpsD gene encoding 30S ribosomal protein S4, with protein sequence MARTIVPKHRMCRIVGHPLCGSPKCPSLKRPYAPGQHGLARGKKLSEYGRRLLEKQKLKSIYNVKERQYRRYFEKALKSKEPTSEKLLSLLERRLDNIVYRMGFAPTIYSARQLVSHGHILVNGKKVNIPSYEVNVGDVVSVKEKSKNMPLIKQSIGTNDIPPYINVDVDKMEGKLIKLPRRSEIPVEIDDHLLVEFY
- a CDS encoding nitroreductase family protein yields the protein MDALEVLKQRRAVRSFEDKPIPKNILEDIIDCGRLAPSANNVQPWHFVVVTDKETLKYISEKATYGKFIKDAAACVVVYCEKENIHHLEDGAAATENIILAAKAYGISSCWVAGYDRTYEKDINEYLNVPSNLRMISIIALGYSTQNPSPRNKKSLSDVLHWEKF
- a CDS encoding HD domain-containing protein; amino-acid sequence: MSRLKYIMELKDYYGIDLKRINHALKVLSFADRIVDGENITDEKIKKIVYITAILHDIGIKKAEEKYGSSSGRYQEIEGPAIAREIMRKNNEDEGIIERVCYIIGGHHTASKNDGLDFQIIWESDLLVNIEEDELYKDREKVSNIVEKNFKTKTGKNIAGDLFLS
- a CDS encoding glucose-6-phosphate isomerase yields the protein MTNVLNFDYSNALNFVNEHEISYLEKQAQLSLDMVLNKTAQGSDFLGWVDLPRDYDKEEFARIKKAAEKIRSDSDALVVIGIGGSYLGARAAIEMLTHSFYNILPQSVRKAPEIYFAGNSISSTYLQDLLEVLDGKDVSINVISKSGTTTEPAIAFRVFRDFLEKKYGKEEAKSRIYVTTDRKKGALKKLADEEGYETFVIPDDVGGRYSVLTAVGLLPIAASGIDIDEMMKGAYDASLIFKKPDIKDNLSMQYAVLRNALYRKGKSVEILVNYEPRLHYFSEWWKQLFGESEGKDHKGIYPASVDFSTDLHSMGQFIQDGSRIMFETVINVEKPLKEITIDEDKDNVDGLNFLAGNTIDFVNKKAFQGTVLAHNDGGVPNLIVNVPEISAYNFGYLVYFFEMACGISGYLNGVNPFDQPGVEAYKKNMFALLGKPGYEKEKEELEKRLKR
- a CDS encoding sugar phosphate isomerase/epimerase family protein, translated to MEVGISTACFYPDYLTEETIPIIGNMGIKKVEVFLESYSEYDEDFCKEMKDNLDKYEIEVNSIHAIGTQFEPQLFSATSRQRKDASKMLLKVLKAAKILGSKIYVFHGPALKKDTLPNIDFEKIAKYTDYIADTSGEYGVKFSWENVYWCWFSYPEFATSIKQVTNSKNIYFTLDIKQAMKSKKDPFDYLKTMEKQLTNVHLCDYDLSGELHLPGKGNFDFRRLYKELKNIDYRGSLIMEVYRNNYKDRKEVVESIEYLKSIFEKYK